One window of Falsibacillus pallidus genomic DNA carries:
- a CDS encoding ribonuclease H-like domain-containing protein, with protein MSLKNKLKRMKHHIAKEDKENTPSVEEVKIANEGEIPFMDEWKKVNVSPYCFDGSFCLIREVRYPLETAHGKYSFKELLKAVDLWNEFGKGHPLSSFGHDASDLFFFDTETTGLGGGAGNTIFLLGYARVEGKELVLKQHILPQPGDEIPLYQSFLEKVDYTTLVTYNGKAFDWPQVKTRHTLIREHVPKLPSFGHFDLFHASRRMWKHKLDRVKLTDVEKEILDFHRVDDVPGFLAPMIYFDFVERKDPEGLIKILIHNEKDILSLVSLYVHLSFQILNADPKRSDQEALNVGKWFDYVGNKEEAFVSLKEASKKKDPSAGEAKFHLAFYYKREKDYLKAHELWLEASKECEGWIQLESMIELAKIEEHQFRRLKQALEFAYIALETALKNKENKKVTNKKIESLQKRLERLNQKIKKNVEE; from the coding sequence ATGTCCCTTAAAAATAAATTGAAACGGATGAAGCATCATATTGCAAAAGAGGACAAAGAAAATACACCCTCTGTGGAGGAAGTGAAAATAGCCAACGAGGGTGAAATCCCTTTTATGGATGAATGGAAAAAAGTGAATGTATCTCCATACTGCTTCGATGGAAGCTTTTGTCTGATTCGTGAAGTAAGATATCCATTGGAGACTGCACACGGAAAATATTCATTTAAAGAATTGTTGAAGGCTGTAGATCTTTGGAATGAGTTTGGTAAGGGGCATCCCCTATCTTCTTTTGGCCATGATGCGTCAGATTTATTCTTTTTTGATACAGAAACGACAGGACTCGGAGGAGGGGCTGGGAACACCATTTTCCTTTTGGGGTATGCCAGAGTGGAAGGAAAGGAACTAGTTTTAAAACAGCATATCCTCCCACAGCCAGGAGACGAAATCCCTCTATATCAAAGCTTTCTTGAAAAAGTGGATTATACAACACTTGTCACCTATAATGGGAAGGCATTTGACTGGCCGCAGGTTAAAACAAGGCATACATTGATAAGGGAACATGTTCCAAAGCTTCCCTCATTCGGCCATTTCGATTTATTCCATGCGTCCAGAAGGATGTGGAAGCACAAACTTGATAGAGTCAAATTAACGGATGTCGAAAAAGAAATCCTTGATTTTCACCGCGTCGATGATGTGCCGGGCTTTCTCGCCCCCATGATCTATTTCGATTTCGTAGAAAGAAAAGATCCGGAAGGGTTGATAAAAATCCTGATCCATAATGAAAAAGATATTTTATCCCTTGTATCCCTTTATGTCCATCTGTCATTTCAGATTTTAAATGCTGATCCTAAAAGGTCTGATCAAGAAGCTCTGAACGTCGGAAAATGGTTTGATTATGTGGGCAATAAAGAGGAAGCTTTTGTTTCATTAAAAGAAGCTTCTAAAAAGAAGGATCCTTCTGCTGGTGAAGCAAAATTTCACTTAGCCTTCTATTATAAAAGAGAAAAGGATTATCTAAAGGCACATGAGTTGTGGCTCGAAGCATCCAAGGAATGTGAGGGATGGATACAGCTGGAATCGATGATAGAATTAGCAAAAATAGAGGAACATCAATTTCGTCGTCTGAAACAGGCTCTTGAGTTTGCCTATATCGCTTTGGAAACAGCTTTGAAAAACAAGGAAAACAAAAAAGTGACTAACAAAAAAATCGAATCCCTGCAAAAAAGATTGGAACGCCTTAACCAAAAGATAAAAAAGAACGTTGAGGAATGA